The following are from one region of the Oreochromis aureus strain Israel breed Guangdong linkage group 1, ZZ_aureus, whole genome shotgun sequence genome:
- the fgf3 gene encoding fibroblast growth factor 3: MLVIALLLLLSLWEPVSPRPRCASGQACDPRHRRDAGGRGGVYEHLGGAPRRRKLYCATKYHLQIHPNGKIDGSLDENNPLSIMEITAVDVGVVAIKGLFSGRYLAMNDKGRLYASEVFNKECEFVERIHELGYNTYASRHHSTEQTAPPGGGGSSKRRASAKRQWYVSINGKGRPRRGFKTRSTDKASLFLPRVLGNKDHEMVKRLRESPGPHHHAHHHSRRAERRRRRHRAGKGRA; the protein is encoded by the exons ATGCTGGTGATagctctgctgctgttgctgagcCTGTGGGAACCAGTTAGTCCACGGCCCCGCTGCGCTTCGGGCCAGGCTTGCGACCCCCGGCATCGGAGAGACGCCGGGGGGCGCGGAGGAGTGTATGAACACCTCGGAGGAGCGCCGAGACGCAGGAAACTTTACTGCGCTACTAAATATCATCTGCAGATCCATCCTAACGGCAAAATAGATGGCTCGCTGGATGAAAACAACCCGCTCA GCATCATGGAAATCACAGCAGTGGACGTTGGTGTTGTGGCCATAAAGGGGCTCTTCTCTGGGAGATATCTGGCCATGAATGATAAAGGACGGCTGTATGCATCG GAAGTGTTCAACAAAGAGTGTGAGTTTGTGGAGCGAATCCATGAGCTGGGGTACAACACCTACGCCTCCCGCCACCACTCCACAGAGCAGACTGCTCCACCGGGAGGTGGCGGCAGCAGCAAGCGCCGGGCCAGCGCCAAGAGACAGTGGTACGTTTCCATCAACGGCAAAGGGCGGCCACGGCGAGGCTTTAAAACCCGAAGCACGGACAAAGCCTCACTCTTTCTGCCTAGGGTGCTGGGTAACAAAGACCATGAGATGGTGAAGCGGCTGAGGGAGAGTCCGGGGCCACATCACCATGCGCATCACCACAGCCGCCGTGCTGAGCGCCGGAGACGCCGACATCGCGCTGGGAAAGGCCGGGCCTGA